A genomic window from Terriglobia bacterium includes:
- a CDS encoding DUF84 family protein — MEKIIVAVGSLRRPKLNAVWEALSIFGPALDPHVLFDVTGVDVESGVGHTPVSREELMRGARQRAEALAPIARERGEPWRYFVGLEGGFDVVPEEGRRRVFLESWAYASDGARGYFGRSGGIEVPEALAAEVLDHGVELSVAIERFVLAMNASPSAVATDAERYAREMNADRFAGAAGIRDAQGAWGVLSANLITRQDAFRVAVMSAFAPFYNAKMYRTPEAAG, encoded by the coding sequence ATGGAAAAAATTATCGTCGCTGTCGGCAGCCTGCGCCGCCCCAAACTCAATGCCGTCTGGGAAGCGCTGAGCATTTTCGGACCTGCGCTGGATCCCCACGTGCTCTTTGACGTGACCGGCGTGGACGTGGAGAGTGGTGTGGGCCACACCCCGGTAAGCCGCGAAGAACTGATGCGCGGGGCGCGGCAGCGCGCCGAGGCCCTGGCGCCCATCGCCCGCGAACGCGGCGAACCCTGGCGCTATTTCGTGGGCCTCGAGGGCGGCTTCGACGTGGTGCCCGAAGAAGGGCGGCGGCGCGTTTTTCTGGAGAGCTGGGCGTACGCCAGCGATGGCGCGCGGGGCTATTTCGGCCGTTCCGGAGGCATCGAGGTGCCGGAGGCGCTGGCCGCGGAAGTCCTTGATCACGGCGTCGAGCTGTCCGTGGCCATCGAGCGCTTTGTACTGGCTATGAACGCCAGCCCCTCGGCGGTCGCCACGGATGCCGAACGCTATGCGCGCGAAATGAACGCCGACCGCTTTGCCGGGGCGGCGGGAATTCGCGATGCCCAGGGCGCCTGGGGCGTGCTTTCGGCCAACCTCATCACCCGCCAGGACGCCTTTCGCGTGGCCGTGATGAGCGCTTTCGCTCCGTTCTATAACGCGAAGATGTACCGCACACCCGAGGCGGCGGGATAG
- a CDS encoding thymidine kinase has product MDIVKGNMGWIEVIVGPMFSGKSEELIRRLRRAEIARQRVQIFKPAIDERYAANEIVSHSGLGIPSDAVSKAAEILDKVQPRTEVVGIDEAQFLGDDVVEVCSKLANLGKRVIVGGLDTDYRGRPFEPMPRLLAIAEEITKLLAICVRCGNPAVHTQRLVESEELIVVGAGGMYEARCRRCFEPNLAQLSKEPSPFLAPRARASGGTGK; this is encoded by the coding sequence ATGGACATCGTCAAAGGCAACATGGGGTGGATCGAGGTCATCGTTGGCCCGATGTTTTCCGGCAAGAGCGAAGAGTTGATCCGTCGCTTGCGGCGCGCGGAGATCGCCCGGCAGCGCGTACAGATCTTCAAGCCGGCCATTGACGAGCGCTACGCGGCCAACGAGATCGTCTCGCACTCCGGCCTGGGCATCCCCTCCGATGCCGTGAGCAAAGCCGCGGAAATCCTGGACAAGGTCCAGCCGCGCACCGAAGTCGTGGGCATCGACGAAGCGCAGTTCCTCGGCGACGACGTTGTGGAGGTCTGCAGCAAGCTCGCCAATCTCGGCAAGCGCGTCATCGTCGGCGGCCTGGACACCGACTACCGCGGGCGACCCTTCGAGCCCATGCCCCGCCTGCTGGCCATCGCCGAGGAGATCACCAAGCTCCTGGCCATCTGCGTGCGCTGCGGCAATCCCGCCGTGCACACCCAGCGCCTGGTGGAATCCGAGGAACTCATCGTAGTCGGCGCCGGCGGCATGTACGAAGCCCGCTGCCGCCGCTGTTTCGAACCCAACCTCGCGCAACTCAGCAAGGAGCCCAGCCCGTTCCTCGCCCCGCGCGCCCGCGCCTCGGGAGGAACCGGCAAGTGA
- a CDS encoding GHMP kinase — protein sequence MKIESKAPTRVDLAGGTLDIWPLYLFHPGAMTVNAAITRYASCVIETHAPSDTNIRLASRDTRREEAFASFAALAKAKKYRLPLLAELVKIFQPQRGFTLTTDSEAPAGAGIGGSSAMAVAISAALDKLTGAGKSKADWIHISRDAEAVVIRVPTGTQDHYPPAFGGAAAIELLPGGEHRVELRVDLSELERRIVLCYTGKPRQSGINNWEVFQAHINGNKNVQRNLSRISGIAQAMRQALERSEWSAAGKLMREEWAFRKKNLPNISTRTINSIIAGARAKGALAGKVCGAGGGGCVVLLIEPGAREAVEQAVVRAGGQILPMGIDRAGVQLTGG from the coding sequence GTGAAGATCGAATCCAAAGCACCCACGCGCGTAGACCTGGCCGGCGGCACGCTGGACATCTGGCCGCTGTATCTGTTTCATCCCGGCGCGATGACCGTCAACGCGGCCATCACCCGCTACGCCTCCTGCGTCATCGAGACGCACGCTCCAAGCGACACGAATATCCGCCTGGCCTCGCGCGATACCCGGCGGGAAGAGGCTTTCGCCTCCTTCGCCGCCCTGGCCAAAGCAAAAAAATACCGCCTGCCGCTCCTCGCCGAACTGGTGAAGATCTTTCAGCCCCAGCGCGGTTTCACCCTGACCACGGACTCCGAAGCTCCCGCCGGCGCCGGCATCGGCGGCTCCAGCGCCATGGCCGTGGCCATCTCCGCCGCGCTCGATAAGCTCACCGGAGCCGGGAAGAGCAAGGCCGACTGGATTCACATCAGCCGCGACGCCGAAGCCGTGGTCATCCGCGTGCCCACCGGCACGCAGGACCACTACCCGCCGGCCTTCGGCGGCGCCGCGGCCATCGAGCTGCTTCCGGGCGGCGAGCATCGCGTCGAACTGCGCGTGGACCTCAGCGAACTGGAGCGGCGCATCGTGCTCTGCTACACCGGCAAGCCGCGGCAGTCCGGCATCAACAACTGGGAAGTATTTCAGGCCCACATCAACGGCAATAAGAACGTGCAGCGCAATCTCTCTCGCATCTCCGGGATTGCCCAGGCGATGCGCCAGGCCCTGGAGCGCAGCGAATGGAGCGCCGCCGGAAAACTGATGCGCGAGGAGTGGGCCTTCCGCAAGAAAAACCTGCCCAACATCTCCACGCGCACCATCAACAGCATCATCGCCGGCGCGCGCGCCAAGGGTGCGCTGGCCGGCAAGGTCTGCGGCGCGGGCGGCGGCGGCTGTGTGGTCTTGCTCATCGAGCCCGGAGCCCGGGAAGCTGTCGAACAGGCTGTCGTACGCGCCGGCGGCCAGATCCTCCCCATGGGCATTGACCGCGCCGGCGTCCAGCTCACCGGCGGCTAG
- the gap gene encoding type I glyceraldehyde-3-phosphate dehydrogenase, whose amino-acid sequence MPIKVGINGFGRIGRNIMRTTLDDKDIQVVAVNDITDAATLAHLLKYDSILGNLPHTVTHTEDSIAVEGRSFRVFKVKDPAEIDWASVGAGIVVESTGLFTKGVDARKHLRGPVKKVIISAPADGPDHTVVLGVNDKTYDPAKHHVVSNASCTTNCLAPVAKVLQETFGIVSGTMTTIHSYTNDQRLLDLPHKDLRRARAAALNMIPSSTGAAKALHLVIPELKGKLDGYAMRVPTPNVSVVDVTVFTERSASVQSVNAALKAAASGAMKGILDYTEEELVSADFKGNSHSSIVDAGYTKVVSDRCVKVLAWYDNEWGYSCRCRDLVKFMAAKF is encoded by the coding sequence ATGCCCATCAAGGTCGGCATCAATGGCTTCGGCCGCATCGGACGCAACATCATGCGCACGACGCTGGACGACAAGGACATTCAGGTGGTCGCCGTCAACGACATCACCGACGCCGCGACGCTTGCGCACCTGCTCAAGTACGACTCCATCCTCGGCAACCTGCCGCATACCGTGACCCACACCGAAGACTCCATCGCCGTTGAGGGCCGCAGCTTCAGAGTCTTCAAGGTAAAGGATCCCGCCGAGATTGACTGGGCCTCGGTCGGCGCCGGGATCGTCGTCGAATCCACCGGCCTGTTCACCAAGGGCGTGGACGCCAGAAAGCATCTGCGCGGCCCGGTGAAGAAGGTCATCATCTCCGCTCCCGCCGACGGCCCGGACCACACCGTGGTTCTCGGCGTGAACGATAAGACCTATGACCCGGCAAAGCACCACGTAGTTTCCAACGCCTCGTGCACCACCAATTGCCTTGCTCCCGTGGCCAAGGTCCTGCAGGAGACCTTCGGGATTGTCAGCGGCACCATGACCACCATCCATTCCTACACCAACGACCAGCGCCTGCTCGATCTGCCGCACAAGGACCTGCGCCGGGCGCGCGCCGCGGCCTTGAACATGATTCCCAGCTCGACCGGAGCGGCCAAGGCCCTGCACCTGGTGATCCCCGAGCTGAAGGGCAAGCTCGACGGCTATGCCATGCGCGTGCCCACGCCCAACGTCAGCGTCGTGGACGTGACCGTGTTCACGGAAAGGTCCGCCAGCGTCCAGAGCGTGAACGCCGCCCTGAAGGCCGCGGCCAGCGGCGCAATGAAGGGCATCCTCGATTACACTGAAGAAGAGCTCGTCTCCGCCGACTTCAAGGGCAATTCGCACTCCTCCATCGTGGATGCCGGCTATACCAAGGTGGTGAGCGACCGCTGCGTAAAGGTCCTTGCCTGGTACGACAACGAGTGGGGCTACTCCTGCCGCTGCCGCGATTTGGTCAAATTCATGGCCGCGAAATTCTAA
- a CDS encoding phosphoglycerate kinase yields MNKLTIDDLDLRGKRVFIRVDFNVPLKNGVITDDTRIRETLPTLRLAMQMGGRLVLASHLGRPKGGPDPKYSLLPAAKKLEELLGKPVQFANDCVGADAVAKSRSLADGGILVLENVRFHPQEEKNDEGFSKQLAALCDGLFVCDAFGSAHRAHASVVGITRFVKQAAAGKLMQKELEYLGKALTNPARPFVAILGGAKVSDKIEVIENLMKIADTMLIGGAMAYTFLKAQGLPVGKSLVEEDKLDLAARLLAEAKQRKFNLLLPADHVVAQEFKAGASARICGVAETPADQMGLDIGPRSIAAYAAEIVKAKTIVWNGPMGVFEMLAFAKGTLEVAKAVAAATTAGAISIVGGGDSVAAVHQSGVADKISHISTGGGASLEFLGGRKLPGVEALTSI; encoded by the coding sequence ATGAACAAGCTGACGATCGACGATCTCGACCTGCGCGGGAAGCGCGTCTTCATTCGCGTGGATTTCAATGTGCCGCTCAAGAATGGCGTGATCACCGACGACACGCGCATCCGCGAGACTCTGCCGACCCTGCGCCTGGCCATGCAGATGGGCGGACGGCTGGTTCTGGCCTCGCACCTCGGCCGGCCCAAGGGCGGCCCCGATCCCAAGTATTCGCTGTTGCCCGCTGCAAAAAAGCTCGAAGAGCTCCTTGGCAAACCCGTGCAGTTTGCCAACGACTGTGTGGGCGCGGACGCGGTAGCGAAGAGCAGATCCCTGGCCGACGGCGGCATCCTAGTTCTCGAAAACGTGCGCTTCCATCCCCAGGAAGAGAAAAACGACGAAGGTTTCTCGAAGCAGCTCGCCGCGCTCTGCGACGGCCTGTTTGTCTGCGACGCCTTCGGCTCGGCGCACCGCGCCCACGCCTCGGTGGTGGGCATTACGCGCTTTGTGAAGCAGGCTGCCGCGGGCAAGCTGATGCAGAAGGAACTCGAGTATCTGGGCAAGGCGCTGACCAATCCCGCGCGGCCCTTCGTGGCCATCCTCGGCGGGGCCAAAGTCTCCGACAAGATCGAAGTGATCGAAAACCTGATGAAGATTGCCGACACCATGCTCATCGGCGGGGCCATGGCCTACACTTTCCTGAAAGCCCAGGGCCTGCCGGTGGGCAAGTCGCTCGTCGAAGAGGACAAGCTCGATCTCGCGGCGCGCCTGCTCGCGGAAGCCAAACAGCGCAAGTTCAACCTGCTCCTCCCCGCGGACCACGTCGTGGCCCAGGAGTTCAAGGCCGGCGCCTCGGCCAGAATTTGCGGCGTGGCGGAGACACCCGCCGATCAGATGGGCCTGGACATCGGCCCGAGGAGCATCGCGGCCTACGCCGCGGAGATCGTCAAAGCCAAAACCATCGTCTGGAACGGCCCCATGGGCGTCTTCGAAATGCTCGCATTCGCCAAGGGCACGCTGGAAGTGGCCAAGGCCGTCGCCGCGGCCACGACCGCCGGCGCCATATCGATTGTCGGCGGCGGCGATTCGGTGGCCGCTGTGCACCAGTCCGGCGTTGCGGACAAGATTTCACATATTTCCACCGGCGGCGGCGCCTCGCTGGAATTCCTCGGCGGGCGCAAGCTCCCCGGCGTGGAGGCGCTGACCAGCATATGA
- the tpiA gene encoding triose-phosphate isomerase, with product MRRRVIAGNWKMYKTQAETRAFFAGLAPLVAQSTHCDIVVAPPYTALAAAVAAARGTAVGIAGQNVFWEKEGAYTGEVSAGMLAEAGCRYVIIGHSERRQYFGETEESVAKKSRAALAAGLAPIVCVGELLADREAGKTEEVLGRQFRGGPGSLTAEEFSRILVAYEPVWAIGTGRTATPEIAAAAHQFLRQCAAGQFSAGAASTLRILYGGSVKPDNIKGLMAQEELDGALVGGASLDAKSFAAIVNFC from the coding sequence ATGAGACGCAGAGTGATTGCCGGCAACTGGAAGATGTACAAGACACAAGCCGAGACGCGCGCCTTCTTCGCCGGATTGGCGCCGCTGGTGGCGCAGTCCACGCACTGCGATATCGTTGTTGCTCCGCCGTACACGGCCCTCGCCGCGGCGGTCGCCGCCGCCCGGGGCACCGCCGTGGGCATCGCCGGGCAGAACGTCTTCTGGGAGAAGGAAGGGGCGTACACCGGCGAGGTTTCCGCCGGGATGCTCGCTGAAGCGGGCTGCCGCTATGTCATCATTGGCCACTCCGAGCGCCGCCAGTACTTCGGCGAAACCGAGGAGAGCGTCGCGAAGAAGAGCAGGGCCGCGCTGGCCGCGGGGCTTGCGCCCATCGTCTGCGTCGGGGAACTGCTGGCCGACCGCGAAGCGGGCAAAACCGAGGAGGTCCTGGGGCGGCAGTTCCGCGGCGGGCCGGGTTCGTTGACCGCGGAGGAGTTCTCCCGTATTCTGGTAGCGTACGAGCCAGTGTGGGCGATTGGTACGGGCCGCACGGCGACGCCGGAAATCGCTGCCGCAGCGCATCAATTTCTGCGGCAATGCGCGGCCGGGCAGTTTTCCGCGGGAGCCGCTTCCACTCTGCGCATTCTCTACGGCGGCAGCGTCAAGCCCGACAACATCAAGGGATTGATGGCGCAGGAAGAGTTAGATGGGGCCTTGGTGGGCGGAGCGAGCCTCGACGCCAAATCGTTTGCGGCCATCGTGAATTTTTGTTGA
- the secG gene encoding preprotein translocase subunit SecG: MPSAVKWAIAVLSGLAVIVVGWKWAGWLLTSFFVMNCLVLIIVVLLQSGKAADLAGAFGGAGSQTAFGPRGAANVLSRATTWCAIMFMFCALALVLRQDKAAATGSSILEKVAKPAPSSSGPAPQPAAPVSPAPMAPAQQPQPAGKKP, translated from the coding sequence ATGCCGAGTGCAGTGAAATGGGCCATTGCAGTGCTATCGGGCCTGGCGGTCATCGTGGTTGGCTGGAAGTGGGCCGGCTGGCTGCTGACCAGTTTCTTCGTGATGAATTGTCTGGTGCTGATCATCGTCGTGCTGCTGCAGAGCGGCAAGGCGGCGGACCTCGCGGGAGCCTTCGGCGGCGCCGGCAGCCAGACGGCCTTTGGGCCGCGCGGTGCGGCCAACGTGCTCTCGCGCGCCACCACCTGGTGTGCCATCATGTTCATGTTCTGCGCGCTGGCTTTGGTGCTGCGCCAGGATAAGGCGGCGGCCACGGGCAGCTCGATCCTCGAAAAGGTCGCCAAGCCTGCGCCGAGTTCCTCGGGACCTGCGCCGCAGCCGGCGGCCCCGGTGTCCCCAGCACCCATGGCTCCGGCACAGCAGCCGCAGCCGGCAGGCAAGAAACCCTAA
- a CDS encoding cytochrome c oxidase subunit 3, with the protein MAGTKIEHHIELIVERGGGSVPPASGGGDDGGRSPQPGTPSPSRYYTGISIALAAIVMFFMALTSAYVVLKGVNSLWQQVTIPPILWVNTVVLLASSLTIELARRSLARSDRSAFRTLWRVTTGFGLLFLAGQLLAWRQLVAAGAYLTSNTASSFFYILTAAHALHLLGGIVALAYVGVHDFERGEGVSRAVAANVAAIYWHFMDGLWVYLLALLYFVK; encoded by the coding sequence ATGGCAGGGACGAAGATCGAACACCACATTGAACTCATCGTGGAGCGCGGCGGCGGCAGTGTGCCTCCCGCCAGCGGTGGTGGCGACGATGGCGGCCGCAGCCCCCAGCCCGGCACTCCTTCGCCCAGCCGCTATTACACCGGAATCTCCATCGCCCTCGCGGCCATCGTTATGTTCTTCATGGCCCTGACCAGCGCTTACGTCGTGCTCAAGGGCGTCAACAGCCTCTGGCAGCAGGTGACAATTCCGCCCATCCTGTGGGTGAACACGGTTGTTCTCTTGGCCAGCAGCCTGACCATCGAGCTGGCACGCCGCAGCCTGGCCCGCAGCGATCGCTCCGCCTTCCGCACCCTGTGGCGGGTCACCACCGGCTTCGGCCTGCTCTTCTTGGCCGGCCAGTTGCTGGCCTGGCGCCAGCTTGTCGCCGCCGGAGCCTATCTGACCAGCAATACCGCCAGCAGTTTCTTTTACATCCTGACCGCCGCGCACGCCCTGCACCTGCTCGGCGGGATCGTCGCCCTGGCCTACGTCGGGGTGCACGACTTCGAGCGCGGGGAAGGGGTTTCCCGCGCTGTCGCCGCCAACGTTGCCGCCATCTACTGGCACTTCATGGACGGCTTGTGGGTCTACCTCCTGGCCCTCCTCTATTTCGTGAAGTAA
- a CDS encoding DegT/DnrJ/EryC1/StrS family aminotransferase — translation MTNKLRAEAALQPIPQIDLHAQYAAIGEEVRAAIDGVLTAQQFVLGSHGEALGAEIARLCNAAHGVGVGSGTDALILALRACGVGPGDEVLLPPFTFVATGSAVSALGARPAFADIDPATFNIDPRELEKRLTPRTRAIVVVHLYGLPADMDPILAFARARNLPVVEDNAQAIGASYQGRPTGSLGDAAGISFYPTKNLGACGDAGMVVTNSAQLAEHVRILRNHGQTGKYVSREPGWNSRLDELQAAILRVKLKHLPAWQRARQQHAAEYSALLEKIPGVVTPKIPAGYDHVFHQYTIRVANRDRVQQFLAQRKIGSSVYYPIPLHLQPLYASAGHKPGDFPHTERACQEVLSLPMYPELRPEQIRRVADALAEALTQ, via the coding sequence ATGACCAACAAGCTCCGGGCGGAGGCGGCCTTGCAGCCCATACCGCAGATCGATCTGCACGCCCAGTACGCGGCGATCGGAGAAGAGGTACGCGCCGCGATCGACGGCGTGCTCACCGCGCAGCAGTTCGTTCTGGGCAGCCACGGCGAGGCGCTGGGCGCAGAGATCGCGCGCCTCTGCAACGCGGCCCACGGCGTCGGCGTCGGCTCCGGCACCGATGCCCTGATTCTCGCGCTGCGCGCCTGCGGCGTGGGCCCGGGCGACGAAGTCCTCCTCCCGCCCTTCACCTTTGTGGCCACCGGCAGCGCCGTCAGCGCCCTGGGCGCCCGCCCGGCCTTCGCGGACATCGATCCCGCCACCTTTAACATCGATCCGCGCGAGCTCGAAAAACGCCTCACCCCGCGCACCCGAGCTATCGTCGTCGTGCACCTCTACGGCTTGCCCGCGGACATGGACCCCATCCTGGCCTTTGCCCGCGCCCGCAATCTTCCCGTGGTCGAAGACAACGCCCAGGCCATCGGCGCGTCCTACCAGGGCCGCCCCACGGGCTCGCTCGGAGACGCCGCCGGCATCAGCTTTTATCCCACCAAGAATCTCGGCGCCTGCGGCGATGCCGGCATGGTGGTCACCAATTCCGCCCAGCTCGCCGAGCACGTGCGCATCCTGCGCAATCACGGGCAAACCGGAAAATACGTGAGCCGCGAGCCGGGCTGGAACAGCCGCCTCGACGAACTGCAGGCCGCCATCCTGCGCGTCAAATTGAAGCACCTGCCCGCCTGGCAGCGCGCCCGCCAGCAGCACGCCGCCGAATACTCGGCTCTGCTCGAAAAAATACCCGGCGTCGTCACTCCCAAAATCCCCGCCGGCTACGACCACGTCTTCCACCAGTACACGATCCGCGTAGCGAACCGCGATCGGGTGCAACAGTTCCTCGCCCAGCGTAAAATCGGCAGCAGCGTCTACTACCCCATCCCCTTGCACCTGCAGCCCCTTTACGCCTCCGCCGGACACAAGCCGGGTGACTTCCCGCACACCGAACGCGCCTGCCAGGAAGTCCTCTCCCTCCCCATGTACCCCGAGCTCCGCCCCGAACAGATCCGCCGCGTCGCTGACGCCCTCGCCGAAGCCCTCACCCAGTAA
- a CDS encoding redoxin domain-containing protein, producing the protein MQAYQADRQKLDATDTVVLGISIDSPAANNAFAEKLGVTFPLLSDMNRKVLKQYGILQINKVEKEEYEWAQRTTFVVDKQGVIQHIEEGSGAINPNNAIAVCTKLPKK; encoded by the coding sequence CTGCAAGCCTATCAGGCTGATAGGCAGAAGCTGGACGCGACGGATACCGTCGTTCTGGGCATCAGCATCGACAGCCCCGCCGCCAACAACGCCTTTGCCGAAAAACTCGGCGTCACCTTTCCCCTGCTGAGCGACATGAACCGCAAGGTCCTCAAGCAGTACGGCATCCTCCAGATAAACAAGGTCGAAAAAGAAGAGTACGAGTGGGCGCAGCGCACCACCTTCGTCGTGGATAAACAGGGAGTGATCCAGCACATCGAGGAAGGCTCCGGCGCCATCAATCCCAACAATGCCATCGCCGTCTGCACCAAGTTGCCGAAGAAATAA
- a CDS encoding redoxin domain-containing protein — translation MDRRRLAASFLATALIAGLAPRLPAGQKTEIAHTQLKVGETAPDFTLLDNKWKPVHLGDFRGKKNVVLAFYVLAFTEG, via the coding sequence ATGGATCGCAGACGTTTGGCGGCTTCTTTCCTCGCCACGGCCCTCATTGCTGGCCTGGCCCCACGGCTTCCGGCCGGCCAAAAAACCGAGATTGCCCACACCCAGTTGAAGGTCGGAGAGACCGCGCCCGATTTCACGCTCCTCGACAATAAGTGGAAGCCCGTGCACCTCGGCGACTTCCGCGGCAAGAAAAATGTTGTGCTGGCCTTTTACGTCCTGGCCTTCACTGAGGGTTGA
- a CDS encoding response regulator — translation METEKILIVDDEEPIREVVSTMLEAQGFQCATANNGRVAQEMIPKFAPDLVLSDMIMPEMDGIRLLEWLRQHDPDVPVIMVTAMHDITTALEAIRRGAYDYILKPFEKDQLFLGVRRALQHRHLVLENRNYQRNLEELVEERTAQLSGTLTQLEQSYDDTLEALGSALDLRDAETEGHCQRVTAFTIYIAKAMQLSPESLPVLARAAFLHDIGKMAIPDGVLRKPGPLDDAEKQIMRTHCDIGYNMLTRIPFLRDAAEIVLAHQEFFDGTGYPRGLKGEEIPLGARIFAIADAMDAMISDRPYRKALTLTHARDEILRCSGTQFDPQVVEVFHAIPETDWAELRRNLESPFRLAHIHDL, via the coding sequence GTGGAAACCGAAAAAATCCTGATCGTGGACGACGAAGAACCGATCCGCGAAGTCGTCTCCACAATGCTGGAGGCCCAGGGCTTCCAGTGCGCGACCGCAAACAATGGGCGAGTGGCCCAGGAGATGATCCCGAAATTTGCTCCCGACCTGGTCTTGAGTGACATGATCATGCCGGAGATGGACGGCATCCGCCTGCTCGAATGGCTGCGCCAGCATGACCCGGATGTACCGGTGATCATGGTCACCGCCATGCATGACATCACCACGGCTCTGGAAGCCATTCGCCGCGGTGCCTACGACTACATCCTCAAGCCCTTCGAGAAGGACCAGCTTTTCCTCGGTGTGCGCCGCGCCCTGCAGCACCGCCACCTGGTCCTCGAAAACCGTAATTATCAACGCAACCTCGAAGAACTCGTCGAGGAGCGCACCGCGCAGCTCTCCGGCACTCTCACCCAGCTCGAGCAGTCCTACGACGACACCTTGGAAGCCCTGGGCAGCGCACTCGACCTCCGCGACGCGGAAACCGAAGGCCACTGCCAGCGCGTCACCGCCTTTACCATCTATATCGCCAAGGCCATGCAGCTTTCGCCCGAATCTCTTCCCGTCCTGGCGCGTGCCGCCTTTCTCCACGACATCGGCAAGATGGCCATCCCCGATGGCGTCCTGCGCAAGCCGGGCCCGCTCGATGATGCCGAGAAGCAGATCATGCGCACGCATTGCGATATCGGCTACAACATGCTCACGCGCATTCCCTTTCTGCGCGATGCCGCGGAAATCGTCCTGGCGCACCAGGAGTTCTTCGACGGCACGGGCTATCCGCGCGGCCTGAAGGGCGAAGAGATTCCCCTCGGGGCGCGCATTTTCGCCATCGCCGATGCTATGGATGCCATGATCTCCGACCGCCCTTATCGCAAAGCCCTGACCCTTACCCACGCCCGCGACGAGATCCTGCGCTGCTCTGGCACGCAATTTGATCCCCAGGTCGTCGAGGTCTTCCATGCCATTCCGGAGACCGACTGGGCCGAGTTACGCCGCAATCTGGAATCGCCCTTCCGCCTGGCGCACATCCACGATCTGTAA